In Choristoneura fumiferana chromosome 21, NRCan_CFum_1, whole genome shotgun sequence, a single genomic region encodes these proteins:
- the LOC141439997 gene encoding uncharacterized protein: MTNCKPAATPAVKESRENISQESNSINTEFPFRQAVGALSYLMVATRPDIAFSISVVSRKIENPSTEDVIKVKRIMRYLKGTESRGLIYKRSVSTGLESYSDADHGGDLDTGHSTSGILCLLHWSLVSWESKKQKSVALSSTEAELVADSEACREMVWLKRLVGQLTSPHHTPTLYVDNEGAVKLAHNPPYEYHRRTKHIRLRYYYVRECVNDGVLKVEQVPAEEQLADMLTKPLFKPRLAFLSQKIGLSP; the protein is encoded by the coding sequence ATGACGAACTGCAAGCCAGCCGCAACACCAGCTGTAAAGGAGTCGCGAGAAAATATTTCCCAAGAAAGCAATTCTATTAATACAGAATTCCCTTTCAGACAAGCTGTGGGAGCACTCAGTTACTTGATGGTGGCGACTCGTCCTGATATAGCTTTTTCTATAAGCGTAGTATCAAGGAAGATAGAAAACCCATCTACAGAAGATGtgataaaagtaaaaagaatAATGAGGTACCTAAAAGGAACAGAATCTCGAGGCCTCATTTACAAACGAAGTGTGTCGACAGGCCTTGAATCCTATAGTGATGCAGACCACGGAGGTGACTTAGACACTGGTCACTCGACAAGTGGAATACTCTGTTTACTGCACTGGTCATTAGTCAGCTGGGAAAGCAAGAAACAGAAGTCTGTAGCACTTTCAAGCACAGAAGCCGAGTTGGTCGCCGATAGCGAAGCCTGCAGAGAAATGGTGTGGCTTAAACGTCTTGTTGGACAGCTGACCTCGCCGCATCACACTCCAACTTTATATGTTGACAATGAAGGAGCAGTGAAGCTAGCGCACAACCCTCCTTACGAGTACCACCGCCGAACAAAACATATTCGCTTACGATACTACTACGTAAGAGAGTGCGTTAATGATGGTGTTTTGAAAGTCGAGCAAGTTCCCGCTGAAGAGCAGCTTGCTGATATGCTCACCAAGCCGCTATTTAAGCCAAGATTGGCATTCTTATCCCAAAAGATTGGTTTATCACCATGA